A section of the Deinococcus taeanensis genome encodes:
- a CDS encoding thymidylate synthase: protein MQQYLDLMRHVLEHGTEKTDRTGTGTRSVFGAQLRFDLAAGFPLVTTKRVHLKSVIYELLWFLRGDSNVKWLQDHGVSIWDEWARETGELGPVYGVQWRSWPTPDGGHIDQIRQVVEQIRRTPDSRRLIVSAWNVAQIEEMALPPCHALFQFYVADGRLSCQLYQRSADLFLGVPFNIASYALLTLMVAQVTGLQPGEFIWTGGDVHLYTNHLEQARTQLARDPRPLPTMYLNPAVTDLLAFTFEDFRLDGYAPHPAIRAPVAV from the coding sequence ATGCAGCAGTACCTTGACCTGATGCGGCACGTGCTGGAGCACGGCACTGAGAAAACCGACCGGACCGGCACCGGCACCCGGAGCGTGTTCGGCGCGCAGCTGCGCTTCGACCTGGCCGCGGGGTTCCCGCTGGTCACCACGAAACGGGTACACCTGAAAAGCGTGATCTACGAGCTGCTGTGGTTCCTGCGGGGCGACAGCAACGTGAAATGGCTGCAGGACCACGGCGTGAGCATCTGGGACGAGTGGGCCCGCGAGACTGGGGAACTCGGCCCGGTGTACGGCGTGCAGTGGCGCTCCTGGCCCACCCCGGACGGCGGGCACATCGACCAGATCCGGCAGGTGGTCGAGCAGATCCGCCGCACCCCGGACTCCCGCCGCCTGATCGTGTCCGCATGGAACGTCGCGCAGATTGAGGAGATGGCGCTGCCTCCCTGTCACGCCTTGTTTCAGTTCTACGTCGCGGACGGCCGCCTGTCGTGTCAGCTGTACCAGCGCAGCGCGGACCTGTTCCTGGGGGTGCCGTTCAACATTGCTAGCTACGCCCTGCTGACCCTGATGGTCGCGCAGGTCACAGGGCTGCAGCCCGGGGAGTTCATCTGGACGGGCGGGGACGTGCACCTGTACACCAATCATCTGGAGCAGGCGCGCACGCAGCTGGCGCGCGACCCCCGGCCCCTGCCGACCATGTACCTGAACCCGGCCGTAACGGACCTGCTGGCGTTCACCTTCGAGGACTTCCGTCTGGACGGGTACGCGCCGCACCCGGCCATCCGGGCGCCGGTGGCGGTGTGA
- the rsmG gene encoding 16S rRNA (guanine(527)-N(7))-methyltransferase RsmG, whose amino-acid sequence MTPEGEALLLQGTAELGLTVEDHLPAFAHLLELLVEANSRVNLTALKTEAEIILKHFVDSLTCLRGGHLNGEGQVLDLGTGAGFPALPLAIMQPGATFTPLDSIRKKIDFVRGAADALNLPNVTPLVGRAETLGRDPEHRERYDRVVCRAVAALPILAELALPLLRPGGLVVAQKGPISEEELRAGRRAAGEVGGRVTEVDAFTLPVLGDARTLIVMQKVGATPGKYPRREGVPNQQPLFWTAR is encoded by the coding sequence GTGACTCCGGAGGGCGAGGCCCTGCTGCTTCAGGGAACCGCAGAGCTGGGGCTCACGGTAGAAGACCATCTGCCGGCGTTCGCGCACCTCCTAGAGCTGCTCGTCGAGGCGAACAGCCGCGTGAATCTCACCGCCCTGAAAACCGAGGCGGAGATCATCCTGAAGCACTTCGTGGACTCCCTGACCTGCCTGCGGGGCGGCCATCTCAACGGCGAGGGCCAGGTGCTGGACCTCGGGACCGGCGCCGGCTTTCCAGCCCTGCCGCTGGCGATCATGCAGCCCGGCGCCACCTTCACGCCGCTGGACTCCATCCGCAAGAAAATTGACTTCGTCCGGGGCGCCGCCGACGCCCTGAACCTCCCGAACGTCACCCCGCTCGTGGGCCGCGCCGAAACGCTGGGCCGCGACCCGGAGCACCGTGAACGCTACGACCGGGTCGTGTGCCGGGCGGTGGCCGCCCTGCCCATCCTGGCCGAACTGGCGCTGCCGCTCCTGAGGCCTGGAGGTCTGGTGGTCGCGCAAAAAGGCCCCATCAGCGAGGAAGAACTGCGCGCTGGCCGCCGCGCCGCGGGCGAGGTCGGGGGCCGGGTCACCGAGGTCGACGCCTTTACGCTGCCGGTCCTGGGGGACGCCCGCACGCTGATCGTGATGCAGAAGGTGGGGGCCACCCCTGGGAAATACCCACGGCGCGAGGGCGTGCCCAACCAGCAGCCGCTATTCTGGACGGCACGGTGA
- a CDS encoding dihydrofolate reductase — protein MSRRPEGPELFAVVAVTENHVIGRAGGMPWHLPADLAHFRRHSRGRPNIMGRKVWDSLCGRALPDRTNIVLTRNRGLVAPGATVVHTPQEALDAAGGAPQVAIIGGAEVYALFLPQLSRVELTLIHARLEGDTFFPALGDGWTVTAETARPADDRNAFDLTFRTLVRRT, from the coding sequence ATGTCCCGGCGTCCTGAAGGCCCGGAGCTGTTCGCGGTGGTGGCCGTGACTGAAAACCACGTGATCGGCCGGGCGGGGGGGATGCCGTGGCACCTGCCGGCTGATCTCGCACACTTTCGCCGGCACAGCCGGGGACGGCCAAACATCATGGGGCGCAAGGTGTGGGATTCGCTGTGTGGCCGGGCCCTCCCGGACCGCACGAACATCGTCCTGACGCGCAACAGAGGCCTGGTGGCGCCCGGCGCGACCGTGGTGCACACCCCACAGGAGGCGCTCGACGCGGCCGGGGGCGCGCCCCAGGTGGCTATTATTGGCGGCGCCGAGGTGTACGCCCTGTTCCTGCCGCAACTCTCGCGGGTGGAACTGACCCTGATTCATGCCCGGCTGGAGGGCGACACGTTCTTCCCGGCCCTTGGGGACGGCTGGACGGTCACGGCGGAAACGGCCCGGCCCGCCGACGACCGGAACGCCTTTGACCTGACGTTCCGGACCCTGGTGCGCCGCACGTAA
- the parB gene encoding ParB/RepB/Spo0J family partition protein ParB produces the protein MSKKSSLGRGLDALLGKPADAPREGGTAVQTLRTDRIVQAAYQPRQVFTPDSLAELAQSIRDKGVLQPLLVRPRDDHFEIVAGERRWRASQLAGLTELPVIIRDLGDREALEIAIVENLQREDLGPLEEARAYQALLEQGLNQEGVAQAVGKSRSAVSNALRLLTLPDGALRALDAGQISAGHARAILSQPDGDRAWALEQITSRSLSVREAEALKREKREPTPIKVNPPRAFRQLELDLSRRTGTRVRITGEDKGRVELNYASREELERILELLGYAAEE, from the coding sequence GTGTCGAAAAAATCTAGCCTGGGCCGCGGCCTCGACGCCCTGCTCGGCAAACCGGCCGACGCGCCCCGCGAAGGAGGCACCGCCGTCCAGACCCTGCGCACCGACCGGATCGTGCAGGCCGCGTACCAGCCGCGTCAGGTGTTCACGCCCGATTCCCTGGCGGAACTCGCCCAGAGCATCCGCGACAAGGGAGTTCTTCAGCCGCTGCTGGTCCGTCCCCGCGACGATCATTTTGAGATCGTTGCCGGGGAACGCCGCTGGCGCGCCAGTCAGCTCGCGGGCCTGACGGAACTGCCCGTCATCATCCGGGATCTGGGGGACCGCGAGGCGCTGGAGATCGCAATCGTGGAGAACCTCCAGCGTGAGGATCTCGGGCCTCTGGAAGAAGCCCGCGCCTACCAGGCCTTGTTGGAGCAGGGCCTGAACCAGGAGGGCGTGGCACAGGCGGTCGGCAAGAGCCGCAGCGCCGTGTCCAACGCCCTGCGTCTGCTCACCCTGCCGGACGGCGCCCTGCGTGCCCTGGACGCCGGGCAGATCAGCGCCGGTCATGCCCGCGCCATCCTGTCCCAGCCCGATGGCGACCGTGCCTGGGCGCTGGAGCAGATTACCAGCCGCAGCCTCAGCGTGCGGGAGGCCGAGGCGCTGAAACGCGAGAAACGTGAACCCACACCCATCAAGGTGAATCCGCCGCGTGCGTTCCGGCAGCTGGAACTGGACCTGAGCCGCCGCACCGGTACCCGCGTCCGCATCACGGGAGAGGACAAGGGGCGCGTGGAACTGAACTACGCTTCGCGTGAGGAACTTGAGCGCATCCTGGAGCTTCTCGGCTACGCCGCCGAGGAGTAG
- a CDS encoding ParA family protein — protein MATREQNAGDAVKVLGVVNQKGGVGKTTTAVNLGAYLAASGKRVLLLDMDPQANATSGLGQRGAQQGLYEALGEPARATEYTVATSQANLFLLPATPDLAGAGVELAEDPDALTRLLASIRGYDVVLIDAPPSLGPLTVNVLAAADALLIPLQAEYYALEGLAGLMETVERVQGGLNPRLKVLGVVLTMFDGRTNLSQEVESMVRQHFGELVFWSVVPRNVRLSEAPSFAKPINAFAPLSAGAAAYKRLSEEVMQRVEKI, from the coding sequence ATTGCCACACGAGAACAAAATGCAGGTGACGCTGTGAAGGTCCTGGGCGTCGTCAATCAGAAAGGCGGGGTCGGGAAGACCACCACCGCCGTGAACCTCGGCGCCTACCTTGCGGCCAGCGGCAAGCGCGTGCTGCTGCTGGACATGGACCCCCAGGCGAACGCCACGAGTGGGCTGGGCCAGCGGGGCGCTCAGCAGGGCCTGTACGAGGCCCTGGGCGAACCGGCCCGCGCGACGGAGTACACCGTCGCGACCTCCCAGGCGAACCTGTTCCTGCTGCCGGCTACCCCGGACCTTGCGGGCGCCGGCGTGGAACTCGCGGAGGACCCAGACGCCCTGACGCGCCTGCTGGCCTCCATCCGCGGCTACGACGTGGTCCTTATCGACGCGCCGCCCAGCCTCGGACCGCTGACCGTGAACGTCCTGGCGGCCGCGGACGCGCTGCTGATTCCCCTGCAGGCCGAGTATTACGCCCTGGAGGGCCTTGCCGGCCTGATGGAAACTGTGGAGCGCGTGCAGGGCGGCCTGAACCCACGCCTCAAGGTTCTGGGTGTGGTCCTGACCATGTTCGATGGGCGCACCAACCTCTCGCAGGAGGTGGAAAGCATGGTGCGTCAGCATTTCGGGGAACTGGTGTTCTGGTCGGTGGTCCCGCGTAACGTGCGGCTCTCTGAGGCCCCGAGCTTCGCCAAACCCATCAATGCCTTCGCGCCGCTTTCGGCAGGCGCCGCTGCGTACAAACGCCTGAGTGAGGAGGTGATGCAGCGTGTCGAAAAAATCTAG
- a CDS encoding sensor histidine kinase, producing the protein MPGQAPPAVSAGPRRAALLTPGAGLYSARVAWRHSLRFRLALTYSALSLALLALITLGMVTLLLSRMEQQFEARLNDRAATLAEAFSNTGGGLGRTASGTGTYTMLIDPQGQVTIASPALRDYVDTPYPFGKLRRVPIQDTSVRTATRDVGNFGTLWVGLPEDDLIAARQSALAALLLGLVVAPLALLLTGWWVGRRALAGLEHAANLADHLDPTRSLAALPLPPQEDEVHRLLAALNRLLVRIESQQAREKQLLGQIVHELGAPLTVLKATLQSAEARTGDPEVARAALVADELTFTTQDLMQLARGQLELKLAWHYIPAGTLRGRLDRLVPGTTFTGEWNTGILCDPDRLTQAVRNLLANARRAAGPDGTVTLNLHETAEQLTFTVHDSGPGLPSELGGQIFEPFVSGSGSSGLGLSVARQIARMHGGDLTGTTHPQGGALFTLTVPGAALGDEDDDLHDL; encoded by the coding sequence ATGCCGGGTCAGGCGCCGCCCGCTGTTTCCGCGGGGCCCCGGCGCGCGGCGCTCCTGACGCCCGGCGCGGGTCTGTACTCCGCGCGGGTGGCGTGGCGTCATTCGCTGCGCTTCCGTCTGGCCCTGACGTACAGCGCGCTGTCGCTGGCGCTGCTGGCCTTGATCACGCTGGGCATGGTGACGCTGCTGCTGTCCCGCATGGAGCAGCAGTTCGAAGCGCGCCTGAACGACCGCGCCGCAACTCTGGCCGAGGCGTTCTCGAACACCGGAGGTGGACTGGGCCGCACCGCGAGCGGCACCGGCACCTACACCATGCTGATCGACCCGCAGGGGCAGGTCACGATTGCCAGCCCGGCCCTGCGCGATTACGTGGACACCCCGTATCCGTTCGGCAAGCTTCGGCGCGTGCCGATCCAGGACACGTCGGTGCGCACGGCCACCCGTGACGTGGGGAATTTCGGGACGCTGTGGGTGGGCCTGCCGGAAGATGACCTGATCGCCGCGCGCCAGAGTGCCCTGGCAGCGCTGCTCCTCGGGCTCGTGGTGGCTCCCCTGGCGCTGCTGCTGACCGGGTGGTGGGTGGGCCGGCGCGCCCTGGCGGGCCTGGAGCACGCGGCGAACCTCGCCGATCACCTGGATCCCACGCGCAGCCTCGCCGCGCTGCCCCTGCCCCCGCAGGAAGATGAGGTGCACCGCCTGCTGGCCGCCCTGAACCGCCTGCTGGTCCGCATCGAAAGTCAGCAGGCGCGTGAAAAGCAGCTGCTGGGCCAGATCGTGCACGAGCTGGGCGCGCCCCTGACCGTGCTGAAAGCCACCCTGCAAAGCGCCGAGGCCCGTACCGGGGACCCGGAGGTGGCCCGCGCCGCCCTCGTCGCGGATGAACTGACGTTCACCACGCAGGACCTGATGCAGCTGGCGCGCGGGCAGCTCGAGCTGAAACTCGCGTGGCACTACATTCCCGCAGGCACCCTGCGCGGCCGCCTGGACCGCCTGGTGCCGGGCACCACCTTTACCGGTGAGTGGAACACCGGCATTCTGTGCGACCCGGACCGCCTCACGCAGGCCGTCCGGAACCTGCTGGCCAACGCGCGGCGCGCCGCCGGTCCGGACGGTACGGTGACGCTGAACCTTCATGAAACGGCCGAGCAGCTGACGTTCACGGTGCATGATTCCGGGCCGGGCCTGCCGTCCGAGCTGGGCGGGCAGATTTTTGAGCCGTTCGTGAGCGGTTCAGGCAGCAGCGGCCTGGGCCTCAGTGTGGCGCGGCAGATTGCGCGGATGCACGGCGGTGACCTGACCGGCACGACGCACCCACAGGGCGGCGCGCTGTTCACCCTGACGGTGCCCGGCGCGGCGCTGGGAGACGAGGACGACGATCTGCACGACCTCTGA
- a CDS encoding deaminase codes for MSRPSFDQLGLATARLWATRSADSKVQVGACILDRHHRVVGVGYNGRAAGEPNERESLTQGHSGFIHAEVNALLAANWNGEGHTLYVTHEPCAACARLIVNSRRVGRVIYEAAYRETLRVEAGLPSGEAILRDAGIEVAHVPAS; via the coding sequence GTGAGCCGCCCCAGTTTCGACCAGCTGGGACTCGCCACGGCGCGCCTGTGGGCGACGCGCAGCGCGGACAGCAAGGTGCAGGTGGGCGCGTGCATCCTGGACCGGCACCACCGGGTGGTGGGCGTGGGGTACAACGGGCGCGCGGCGGGCGAACCGAACGAACGCGAAAGCCTCACGCAGGGGCACAGCGGCTTCATTCACGCGGAGGTGAACGCCCTGCTGGCCGCCAACTGGAACGGGGAGGGACACACGCTGTACGTGACCCATGAACCCTGCGCCGCGTGCGCCCGCTTGATCGTGAACTCGCGGCGGGTGGGCCGCGTGATCTACGAGGCGGCGTACCGCGAGACGCTGCGCGTGGAGGCCGGGCTGCCGAGCGGCGAGGCGATCCTGCGGGACGCGGGGATTGAGGTGGCGCATGTCCCGGCGTCCTGA
- a CDS encoding YpdA family putative bacillithiol disulfide reductase, giving the protein MSLVDTAIIGAGPVGLAAAIACKRAGLSYVVLEKGCVVNAIFEYPTYMTFFTTAPELEIGNHPMVTGHDKPDRRDALMYYRLVTQREALNVEQYTEVTRVHAAPAGFTLEVEKRDGQMGTVEARRVVVATGYYDNPLGLGIPGEDSENVSHYYTEAHPFMGLNVTVIGAGNSAADAALDLWRGGANVTMVVRAPELKSTIKYWVRPDLENRIKEGSIAAHFTSRVVEIHPEHVTVQREDGTTWPLPTHFTFALTGYRPDLSFLTGLDLATQPDECLVLDEHYQSSVPGLFVAGSAGFAGKTNQVFIENGRHHAVAAVAEIERQLARAAALQPS; this is encoded by the coding sequence ATGAGTCTTGTGGACACAGCCATTATCGGCGCGGGCCCCGTGGGTCTGGCCGCCGCGATCGCCTGCAAACGCGCCGGCCTGAGTTACGTGGTGCTGGAAAAAGGCTGCGTGGTGAACGCCATCTTCGAGTACCCGACGTACATGACGTTCTTCACGACGGCCCCGGAACTGGAGATCGGGAATCACCCCATGGTGACCGGGCACGACAAACCCGACCGGCGCGACGCCCTGATGTACTACCGGCTGGTTACGCAGCGTGAGGCCCTGAACGTGGAGCAGTACACCGAGGTGACACGGGTGCACGCCGCCCCGGCCGGCTTCACGCTGGAAGTGGAGAAACGCGACGGGCAGATGGGCACGGTCGAGGCGCGGCGCGTGGTGGTCGCCACCGGGTACTACGACAATCCGCTCGGCCTGGGCATTCCGGGGGAAGACAGCGAGAACGTCAGCCACTACTACACCGAGGCGCACCCGTTCATGGGCCTGAATGTCACCGTGATCGGCGCAGGAAACAGCGCTGCGGACGCCGCGCTCGACCTGTGGCGCGGCGGCGCGAACGTCACCATGGTGGTCCGCGCGCCGGAACTGAAGAGCACCATCAAGTACTGGGTGCGTCCCGACCTGGAAAACCGCATCAAGGAAGGCAGTATCGCCGCGCACTTCACCTCACGCGTGGTTGAGATCCACCCGGAGCACGTGACCGTGCAGCGTGAGGACGGCACCACCTGGCCCCTGCCGACGCACTTCACGTTCGCCCTGACCGGGTACCGCCCGGACCTGTCGTTCCTGACCGGCCTGGACCTCGCCACGCAGCCGGACGAGTGCCTGGTGCTGGACGAGCATTACCAGAGCAGCGTGCCGGGCCTGTTCGTGGCTGGCAGCGCCGGTTTCGCAGGCAAGACCAACCAGGTGTTCATCGAGAACGGCCGGCATCACGCTGTGGCGGCCGTGGCGGAGATCGAGCGGCAACTGGCGCGCGCCGCAGCGCTGCAACCCTCCTGA
- a CDS encoding VanW family protein — translation MTPVFRRAVTLGALLLSGTLTPGILAQSSADPTSPPPAQTVPAIPAVPPAVPAPTPTDPAPVPTPAPEPVPAPTPEPAPVTPAPVTPQPVVPAPVTPPPAAPTPSPARITAPLLINVEAQWPALVNGRKTTVPFTRTLTIPGQRVEVIRQRGVITQSLEQELTAFLKGLPVMPQDARFEELWDGWAVVQRNGLQVDVDKTRANLLAAIRNPKGVQVSVALGAQTAPQRTLDFFAARGLTAHLGTGQTNYYGSSEARVTNIHVGTRRFQDRLVDGRTVSFNELVGPINLKSGFVTGLVIAGERTASGVGGGICQVSSTVFRALYMAGLPVVQRQNHSYQVHYYDPQGLDATIYQPSLDLKFTNDTGGALWFQSDWDDESATLSVSVFGKARDFTVEVGAPRTLSTTPAPADRLIQDASLPAGQRRQVDWAAPGAVIEVTRRFIRGGKVFRQDTLKSTYRPWPNIYLVGPR, via the coding sequence ATGACTCCTGTCTTCCGGCGGGCCGTGACACTCGGCGCCCTGTTGCTGAGCGGCACGCTGACCCCGGGCATTCTGGCGCAGTCCAGTGCCGACCCCACCTCTCCCCCACCCGCGCAGACCGTGCCGGCCATTCCGGCCGTGCCTCCCGCGGTTCCGGCGCCCACGCCGACCGACCCCGCCCCAGTGCCTACGCCCGCGCCGGAACCGGTGCCTGCCCCGACACCCGAACCGGCGCCGGTCACGCCCGCGCCCGTGACACCACAACCGGTCGTGCCGGCCCCCGTGACGCCCCCCCCAGCGGCGCCCACGCCGTCCCCCGCGCGGATCACGGCCCCGCTGCTGATCAACGTGGAAGCGCAGTGGCCCGCGCTTGTCAACGGCAGGAAAACCACCGTGCCGTTCACCCGGACGCTCACGATCCCCGGTCAGCGGGTGGAGGTTATCCGGCAGCGCGGCGTGATCACGCAGAGCCTGGAGCAGGAACTCACGGCGTTCCTCAAGGGCCTGCCTGTCATGCCGCAGGACGCGCGCTTTGAGGAACTCTGGGACGGCTGGGCCGTCGTGCAGCGCAATGGGCTGCAGGTCGATGTGGACAAAACCCGCGCAAACCTGCTCGCCGCGATCAGGAACCCGAAGGGCGTGCAGGTGAGCGTGGCGCTGGGCGCACAGACCGCCCCGCAACGCACGCTGGACTTTTTCGCGGCGCGCGGCTTGACTGCCCATCTGGGGACCGGACAGACGAACTATTACGGCAGCAGCGAGGCCCGCGTCACGAACATCCACGTGGGTACCCGCCGCTTTCAGGACCGCCTGGTGGACGGCCGTACGGTGTCCTTCAATGAGCTCGTGGGGCCCATCAACCTGAAATCGGGTTTCGTCACGGGGCTCGTGATCGCCGGGGAGCGCACGGCGAGCGGAGTGGGCGGCGGGATCTGTCAGGTGAGCAGCACTGTGTTCCGCGCGCTGTACATGGCGGGCCTGCCGGTCGTGCAGCGGCAGAACCATTCGTATCAGGTGCATTACTACGACCCGCAGGGTCTGGACGCCACCATCTACCAGCCGAGCCTGGACCTGAAGTTCACGAATGACACCGGTGGCGCCCTGTGGTTCCAGAGTGACTGGGATGACGAGTCGGCCACGCTGAGCGTCAGCGTGTTCGGCAAGGCCCGGGATTTCACGGTGGAGGTCGGCGCACCCCGCACGCTGAGCACCACGCCCGCTCCGGCGGACCGGCTCATCCAGGACGCCAGCCTGCCGGCCGGGCAGCGCAGACAGGTGGACTGGGCTGCGCCGGGTGCCGTGATCGAGGTCACGCGCCGGTTCATTCGCGGCGGGAAGGTGTTCAGGCAGGACACCCTGAAGAGCACATACCGGCCCTGGCCGAACATCTACCTCGTCGGCCCACGCTAG
- the fumC gene encoding class II fumarate hydratase, with the protein MTTYRKESDTMGTLDVDASRYWGAQTERSIHNFPIGRDTFVWGRPVIRALGILKKGAAQANADLGELPRDVADLIVQAADEVIAGQLDDHFPLVVFQTGSGTQSNMNANEVISNRAIEIAGGEMGSKAPVHPNDHVNRGQSSNDTFPTAMHIAVVLELNERLYGSVGQLRETLAAKAEQHAGLVKVGRTHLQDATPITLGQEIGGWVAQLDYALAEVRHAGEGLLDLAIGGTAVGTGLNAHPQFGDLAAQKYSEETGFAFRSAENKFAALSAHDALVQTSAALRTLAGALMKMANDVRWLASGPRNGIGEITIPENEPGSSIMPGKVNPTQSEAMTMVATRVFGNDATVAFAGSQGNFQLNVFKPVMVHAVLESIRLIADACVAFNDNCAVGIEPNVERIEHNLSINLMQVTALNKHIGYDKAAAIAKKAHKEGSSLKEAALALGYVTEEQFAQWVVPLDMTHS; encoded by the coding sequence ATGACCACCTACCGCAAAGAGTCGGACACGATGGGCACGCTGGATGTGGACGCCAGCCGTTACTGGGGCGCGCAGACCGAGCGCAGCATCCACAACTTCCCGATCGGCCGGGACACGTTCGTGTGGGGCCGCCCGGTCATCCGGGCGCTGGGCATCCTGAAAAAGGGTGCGGCGCAGGCGAACGCCGACCTGGGCGAGTTGCCCCGCGACGTGGCTGACCTGATCGTGCAGGCCGCGGACGAGGTCATTGCCGGGCAGCTCGACGATCACTTTCCGCTGGTGGTGTTCCAGACGGGCAGCGGCACGCAGAGCAACATGAACGCCAACGAGGTGATCAGCAACCGCGCCATTGAAATTGCGGGCGGCGAGATGGGCAGCAAGGCGCCCGTTCACCCGAACGATCACGTGAACCGCGGTCAGAGCAGCAACGACACCTTCCCGACCGCCATGCACATCGCGGTGGTGCTGGAACTGAACGAACGCCTGTACGGCAGCGTGGGTCAACTGCGCGAGACGCTGGCCGCGAAGGCCGAGCAGCACGCCGGACTGGTGAAGGTGGGGCGCACGCACCTGCAGGACGCCACACCCATCACACTGGGTCAGGAGATCGGCGGGTGGGTGGCGCAGCTGGACTACGCGCTTGCAGAGGTGCGCCACGCCGGGGAGGGCCTGCTGGACCTCGCCATCGGCGGCACGGCTGTGGGCACCGGCCTGAACGCCCACCCGCAGTTCGGTGATCTTGCCGCCCAGAAGTACAGCGAGGAGACGGGGTTCGCGTTCCGCAGCGCCGAGAACAAGTTCGCGGCCCTCAGCGCGCACGACGCCCTGGTGCAGACCAGCGCGGCGCTGCGGACCCTGGCGGGCGCCCTGATGAAAATGGCGAACGACGTGCGCTGGCTGGCGTCGGGGCCCCGCAACGGCATCGGGGAGATCACCATCCCCGAGAACGAGCCCGGCAGTTCCATCATGCCCGGTAAGGTGAACCCCACGCAGAGCGAAGCCATGACCATGGTGGCCACGCGCGTGTTCGGGAACGACGCCACCGTGGCCTTCGCGGGCTCACAGGGCAACTTCCAGCTGAACGTGTTCAAACCCGTGATGGTGCACGCCGTCCTTGAAAGTATCCGCCTCATCGCGGACGCCTGCGTGGCCTTCAATGACAACTGCGCGGTGGGCATTGAACCGAACGTGGAGAGGATTGAGCACAACCTCAGCATCAACCTGATGCAGGTCACCGCGCTGAACAAGCACATCGGGTACGACAAGGCGGCCGCCATTGCCAAGAAAGCGCACAAGGAGGGCAGCAGCCTGAAAGAGGCGGCGCTGGCACTCGGGTATGTCACCGAGGAGCAGTTCGCGCAGTGGGTCGTGCCCCTCGACATGACGCACAGCTGA
- a CDS encoding response regulator transcription factor, with protein sequence MLAQILVVEDDPHLGPLLKEYLSGDYLVQHAATLKDAQAWLGTHTAQLILLDLNLPDGDGLDLVQALRQYSSTPVLVLSARSGVQDRVQGLNAGADDYLTKPFAMPELDARISALLRRTAAGTGVNLGNTSLSTSSLLLTVNDKHVNLTEHEARILELMMRTPERVFSRADIESHLYGWETPNSNSVEVRISQLRKKLEQAGSDLRIRTIRNVGYVLQA encoded by the coding sequence ATGCTGGCCCAGATTCTTGTTGTTGAAGACGACCCGCACCTCGGCCCGCTGCTCAAGGAGTACCTCAGCGGCGATTACCTGGTTCAGCACGCGGCCACCCTGAAAGACGCGCAGGCGTGGCTGGGCACCCACACCGCGCAGCTGATCCTGCTGGACCTCAACCTGCCGGACGGGGACGGCCTGGACCTCGTGCAGGCGCTGCGGCAGTACTCCAGCACGCCGGTGCTGGTGCTCTCGGCGCGCAGTGGCGTGCAGGATCGCGTGCAGGGCCTGAATGCCGGAGCGGACGATTACCTCACCAAGCCGTTCGCCATGCCTGAACTTGACGCCCGCATCTCGGCGCTGCTGCGGCGCACGGCGGCCGGTACAGGCGTGAACCTGGGCAACACCAGCCTCAGCACGTCCAGCCTGCTGCTGACCGTGAATGACAAGCACGTGAACCTCACGGAACACGAGGCCCGCATTCTGGAACTCATGATGCGCACGCCCGAGCGGGTGTTCTCCCGCGCTGACATCGAGTCACACCTGTACGGCTGGGAAACCCCGAACAGCAACTCGGTGGAGGTGCGGATCTCGCAGCTGCGCAAGAAACTTGAGCAGGCCGGCAGTGACCTGCGCATCCGCACGATCCGGAACGTCGGGTACGTGCTGCAGGCCTGA